CTTTCTATATCATGGATATCAGTGGGCATGGAGTTTCTGCGGCGCTAGCAGCTGTATCAGTGTCCCTTCTGTTGGCACGTTCCGGCCATCTCACCAATTCCGAAACAGGCGAGATAACGCCTCCTTCTGAACTTCTGCTACAACTGGATAATGATTTCCCAATCGAACGATTAAATAAGCATTTCACTATGTTTTACGGGGTAGCAAACTCTGCTCGCAAGACTCTTCGTTACAGTAGTGCCGGACATCCTCCACCTATTCTGCTTCGTAGCAACGGAGCTCTTGAATACTTGGAAAAAGGGGGCAGTGTAATTGGTATGAATTCGGGAATTCCATTTGAAGAAGATGAGGTTCCATTCAATCCAGGAGACAGACTGCTCAGCTTTACCGATGGAGTATCAGAGTATCAGTCCCCTTCTGACGAAATGTTTGAATTGGAGAGATTCATTACTCTGGTCCAGGAATATCGAGACATGCCATCCCGTGACATACTTGATCGTATTTATGAAAAAATGATGCAATTTGGAGAAAATCGTCCACCTCAGGACGATGTTACAATCTGCTGCCTCGATTTTAAACAAGAGAGCGAAAAAAAATGAACGCTCTGTCACAAAATATTTTTCCCGAGCTAGCTGCAAGAATGGGAAAGGAAGCCCTTTCCCGCCGCTTAATACTTCAAGTTGAGCATTCCGCGACATTATACGGCAAAGGCAACGGACATGTGCATCTAGAAAACCTAGAAGGTTTTACTCGTTTTGTTGGCTCTGTATTAAAACTATCCGGCATGGCCGAACGCGGAAAACGCAACAGCCTTAAATTCAGGACAGAAAAAAACACTATAGAATTACCTGAACTTCCCAGCTCTTTTAATGGATTTAAAATATTGCACCTTTCAGACATCCACATCGACGGATTTACTGACAATGGAGCAGCTCTAATCTCATTAGTAAAGTCACTGAAATACGACCTGTGCGTATTAACCGGAGACTACCGGTTTCTTACTCACAATACATATGAAAAATCTTCGATAGGAATGGAACGGCTAATAGAAAACATACACTGCCCTCAAGGCATTTATGCGATATTGGGAAATCACGATTTCATTGAGCAAGTTCCAGCTCTAGAAAAGGCAGGAGCAAAGGTGCTTCTAAATGAACACACTCTCATCGAAAAAAAAGGTGAACAACTATTTCTTGCCGGAGTGGATGACCCTCATTTTTATGGATCTCACGACCTTGAGCGAGCACTCCAATCAAGGCATAATAAAACCACCACAATTCTACTCTCACACTCGCCAGAGTTATTCGCCGAAGCAGCACAATCAGATGTGGACCTCTACCTTTGCGGACATACCCACGGAGGCCAAATCTGCCTCCCCGGAGAAATCCCCCTCATTACTCATGCGGCGTGTCCCCGCAGAATTACTGCCGGCCGCTGGGAATATGGAAAAATGATAGGCTACACCTCACGAGGAGCAGGATGTTCAGGTGTGACGGCAAGGTTCAACTGCCCACCGGAGGCGACCATCCATACCTTGCGTAAAGCGAATTCAGAAGATTCGACCGGAGACGGAGCATGAAACCTGAATTCAACATAACTGAAAGGTTCGGTTCCGACCTGAGTAATCTTTCCATAAGCGCAGCAATGGTGAAACAATGTCAAAAAGCTCTTTCACTGCCAGACAACATTGCTCAGAAAATTGATCTTGCTGTATCGGAAGCAGTGTCCAATGCCATTCGGCATGCAGAAGCTTCGAAAGAAGATGGAATTGTGCTAAGTATCAAACTTAAAGGACAGAATCTTATCATTTGCGTGGAAGACAACGGTCCCGGATTTGATTTCGACAGCGTTGCGGAACCAGATTTAGAAAACCATCCTTCGGGTGGGTACGGGGTTTTCCTTATCAAGCAAGTCATGGACAAGGTTGAATATAAACGAGTTGAAAAAATAAACGAGCTGACTATGACCAAAAAAATCGCAGCCAGCGAATCGGAGAATTAGGAAATGGAATATCTTCTGGTTCTAGTTTCAGTCATGATGACAACACTCGGGCAAATATTTCAAAAACTTGGTGCAATTCGCATCAAGTGCGAAATGGCTGAGGGGAAAGGTGTTGTGGCAGCTGCGACCAACATCCACATATTTATGGGAATCGGGTGCCTCGGACTCGGGGCCTTTCTCTGGCTGCTTGTATTGTCACGTATGGAACTAAGCCTTGCTTACCCCATGCTGAGTCTTGGATATGTGCTAGTAACAATTGCCTCAAAATATCTTTTCAAAGAAGAAGTTCCACTGCATCGCTATGCAGGCATAGCTATTATCATATTCGGCATCATCCTTATTTCAAGAAGCTGAGAAGGAACATATGAAATCATACATGCTTGTAATCTTATCTGTTGTTCTGGGTGTTATAGGGCAACTTTTTATGAAAAAAGGGATGCTGGTTTTAGGACCACTCACAAACCCGGATTTGATGACATTTTTCCACATAATATTTCAACCGTGGGTTTTCTGCGGACTCACAGCTTATGGGATGGCTATGGTTTTGTGGGTTGCGGTACTTGGCAGACTAGACCTCAGCTACGCTTATCCACTCTTAAGTTCTGGCTACGTGCTTGTGGCACTTGGTTCGTGGTGGATGTTCGGAGACACAATTTCAGCATCCCGCTGGGCAGGAATTATTGTCATTTCAGCCGGAGTCGGCCTTACAGCAAAGAAATGAGGTGTTAACATGAATAATTGCGAAGAAAATATTTATCTTTCAGTTGTTATCCCTGCTTACAACGAGCAGGAGCGGATTGCTGATACACTTTACACAATAAAAGAATTCCTATCCAAACAACCATACAAGAGTGAGATCATTGTTGTGGATGATGGAAGCAGGGACTGGACAACAGAAGTGGTTAAGACTGTGGACATCTATGGTAGCGAGATGAAAGCCCAACAAGTCAGTGCCATCATGGAAAATGTTAAAAACGTTGGTAAAGGATTTTCTGTCGCAAGAGGTATACTCCGAACATGCGGAAAATACATTCTCTTCTCAGACGCGGACCTTTCAACCCCAATTGAAGAAATAAATAAACTGCTACCGATTCTTGAGCAAGGTTGCGAGGTAGTAATAGGTTCACGTAAAATGAAAGAGTCTGAAGTGGAGAAAAAACCTTTTTACCGAGAACTGATGAGTATTTTTTTCAACTCTGTTGTCGGTCTTTTTGCCATTCGGGGCATAAAAGACACTCAATGTGGATTTAAAGCTTTCCGCAGCGAAGCGGGCAAAGAAATTGCGAACAGACAAAAACTCTACGGTTTCAGTTTTGACGTAGAACAATTGTTTATTGCCCGTAAATTAGGATATTGTATTAAGGAAGTTCCAGTAAAATGGAGTCATGCCGAAGGATCAACAGTAGACCCAATAAGAGACTCTATCAGGATGTTTA
Above is a genomic segment from Maridesulfovibrio ferrireducens containing:
- a CDS encoding EamA family transporter translates to MEYLLVLVSVMMTTLGQIFQKLGAIRIKCEMAEGKGVVAAATNIHIFMGIGCLGLGAFLWLLVLSRMELSLAYPMLSLGYVLVTIASKYLFKEEVPLHRYAGIAIIIFGIILISRS
- a CDS encoding PP2C family protein-serine/threonine phosphatase, translating into MKQRVLFVDDDKNILASFRSLLRKEFIVDTASHPEEGLAMFKEKGPYPVVVSDLKMPDMNGLTLLSKISNLNEDTVGIILTGHADLEAAVTALNQGYVFRFLTKPSDKETIVNVVSAGLDQYNLITGNKEKERIIKQDLRAAAFIQESFLPHERADIETLSLNWLFKPSDYVGGDLFDLIHLDKDNTAFYIMDISGHGVSAALAAVSVSLLLARSGHLTNSETGEITPPSELLLQLDNDFPIERLNKHFTMFYGVANSARKTLRYSSAGHPPPILLRSNGALEYLEKGGSVIGMNSGIPFEEDEVPFNPGDRLLSFTDGVSEYQSPSDEMFELERFITLVQEYRDMPSRDILDRIYEKMMQFGENRPPQDDVTICCLDFKQESEKK
- a CDS encoding dolichyl-phosphate beta-glucosyltransferase, coding for MNNCEENIYLSVVIPAYNEQERIADTLYTIKEFLSKQPYKSEIIVVDDGSRDWTTEVVKTVDIYGSEMKAQQVSAIMENVKNVGKGFSVARGILRTCGKYILFSDADLSTPIEEINKLLPILEQGCEVVIGSRKMKESEVEKKPFYRELMSIFFNSVVGLFAIRGIKDTQCGFKAFRSEAGKEIANRQKLYGFSFDVEQLFIARKLGYCIKEVPVKWSHAEGSTVDPIRDSIRMFIDVMRIRFLHRGKV
- a CDS encoding metallophosphoesterase, which encodes MNALSQNIFPELAARMGKEALSRRLILQVEHSATLYGKGNGHVHLENLEGFTRFVGSVLKLSGMAERGKRNSLKFRTEKNTIELPELPSSFNGFKILHLSDIHIDGFTDNGAALISLVKSLKYDLCVLTGDYRFLTHNTYEKSSIGMERLIENIHCPQGIYAILGNHDFIEQVPALEKAGAKVLLNEHTLIEKKGEQLFLAGVDDPHFYGSHDLERALQSRHNKTTTILLSHSPELFAEAAQSDVDLYLCGHTHGGQICLPGEIPLITHAACPRRITAGRWEYGKMIGYTSRGAGCSGVTARFNCPPEATIHTLRKANSEDSTGDGA
- a CDS encoding ATP-binding protein — encoded protein: MKPEFNITERFGSDLSNLSISAAMVKQCQKALSLPDNIAQKIDLAVSEAVSNAIRHAEASKEDGIVLSIKLKGQNLIICVEDNGPGFDFDSVAEPDLENHPSGGYGVFLIKQVMDKVEYKRVEKINELTMTKKIAASESEN